One window from the genome of Nicotiana sylvestris chromosome 9, ASM39365v2, whole genome shotgun sequence encodes:
- the LOC104229714 gene encoding protein EIN6 ENHANCER — protein MEREVIEAELVLPTHMKFKKIQMYDKYPKGQARGRHWKHLKQIIQAENYDNYPPHLPTYVNIESPPSMHPCKKICDVTGFEAPYFDPRTKLRYANTEVFKIIRSLPNDYVQRYLSLRNAAVVLK, from the exons ATGGAGCGGGAAGTGATAGAAGCAGAGCTAGTACTGCCAACTCACATGAAATTCAAGAAGATTCAGATGTACGACAAGTACCCCAAAGGACAGGCTAGAGGCCGTCATTGGAAGCATCTCAAGCAGATCATTCAAGCTGAAAATTACGATAATTATCCTCCTCACCTACCTACTT ATGTTAACATTGAATCACCACCTTCTATGCATCCATGCAAAAAGATATGCGACGTAACAGGATTCGAG GCACCATATTTTGACCCAAGAACTAAACTCCGTTATGCTAACACCGAGGTTTTCAAGATAATAAGATCGCTTCCTAATGACTATGTTCAGAGGTATTTGTCTCTCAGAAATGCAGCTGTTGTTTTGAAATAG